In Pseudonocardia sp. C8, one genomic interval encodes:
- a CDS encoding aldehyde dehydrogenase family protein, with translation MKELHIDGAWTEPVHPAELDVLNPYDASVLRAVAVAGPQDVDLAVDAARRAFEGPWRSTPATARGGLLRRIADLLVRDREEIARLESLDTGKTLEEGRIDVDDVTAVFRYYADMAGKDHGRMVDAGSPDVVSRVVHEPVGVCALIAPWNYPLLQMSWKVAPALAAGNTVVMKPSELTPLTTIALTELIQEAGAPDGVVNLLLGPGTVGAAMVEHPGVDLISFTGGLATGEKIMAGAARGVRRVALELGGKNPNVVFDDADFSAAVDNALAAAFFHSGQVCSAGARLVVQDTVHDRFVAELARRADRIRLGNGLAEGTEVGPLVSAAHREKVEAFIRTTLDEGATLVTGGNRPDDPELAHGFYLRPTVLGDCDRTMTAVREEVFGPVVTVERFHTEDEAVAIANDTDYGLAGAVWTGDASRAQRVAGRLRHGTVWINDYHPYLPQAEWGGFGRSGVGRELGEHGLAEYQETKHIYQNLAPAPTGWFRG, from the coding sequence ATGAAGGAGCTCCACATCGACGGGGCATGGACCGAGCCGGTCCACCCGGCCGAGCTCGACGTGCTCAACCCCTACGACGCCTCGGTGCTGCGCGCCGTCGCCGTCGCGGGCCCGCAGGACGTGGATCTCGCCGTCGACGCCGCCCGCCGGGCGTTCGAGGGGCCCTGGCGCAGCACGCCGGCGACCGCGCGCGGCGGGCTGCTGCGCCGGATCGCCGATCTCCTGGTCCGCGACCGGGAGGAGATCGCGCGCCTCGAGTCGCTGGACACCGGCAAGACCCTGGAGGAGGGCCGGATCGACGTCGACGACGTCACCGCCGTCTTCCGCTACTACGCCGACATGGCCGGCAAGGACCACGGCCGGATGGTCGACGCGGGCAGCCCCGACGTCGTCAGCCGGGTCGTGCACGAGCCGGTCGGCGTGTGCGCGCTGATCGCGCCCTGGAACTACCCGCTGCTGCAGATGTCCTGGAAGGTCGCGCCCGCGCTGGCCGCCGGGAACACCGTCGTGATGAAGCCGAGCGAGCTCACGCCACTCACCACGATCGCGCTCACCGAGCTGATCCAGGAGGCCGGCGCGCCCGACGGCGTGGTCAACCTGCTGCTCGGCCCGGGCACCGTCGGCGCGGCGATGGTCGAGCACCCGGGCGTCGACCTCATCTCCTTCACCGGCGGCCTGGCCACCGGCGAGAAGATCATGGCCGGGGCCGCGCGGGGCGTGCGCCGGGTGGCCCTCGAGCTGGGCGGCAAGAACCCGAACGTCGTCTTCGACGACGCCGACTTCTCCGCTGCGGTGGACAACGCGCTCGCCGCGGCCTTCTTCCACTCCGGACAGGTCTGCTCGGCCGGCGCCCGGCTCGTCGTGCAGGACACGGTCCACGACCGGTTCGTCGCCGAGCTCGCCCGCCGCGCGGACCGGATCCGGCTCGGCAACGGCCTGGCCGAGGGCACCGAGGTCGGCCCGCTGGTGTCCGCGGCGCACCGCGAGAAGGTCGAGGCGTTCATCCGGACCACGCTGGACGAGGGAGCCACGCTCGTCACCGGCGGGAACCGGCCGGACGACCCGGAGCTGGCGCACGGCTTCTACCTGCGCCCGACCGTGCTCGGCGACTGCGACCGCACGATGACCGCGGTCCGCGAGGAGGTCTTCGGCCCGGTCGTCACCGTCGAGCGGTTCCACACCGAGGACGAGGCGGTCGCGATCGCCAACGACACCGACTACGGCCTGGCCGGCGCGGTCTGGACCGGTGACGCGTCCCGGGCGCAGCGGGTCGCCGGCCGGCTCCGGCACGGCACCGTCTGGATCAACGACTACCACCCGTACCTGCCGCAGGCCGAGTGGGGCGGGTTCGGCCGGTCCGGCGTGGGCCGCGAGCTCGGCGAGCACGGCCTCGCCGAGTACCAGGAGACCAAGCACATCTACCAGAACCTCGCCCCCGCTCCCACCGGCTGGTTCCGGGGCTGA
- a CDS encoding APC family permease: MSTIERGGADAASAQSQDSDHGLAEFGYGATLERSIGKFASFAAGVSYISILTGTFQLFYFGFGSGGPAYWWSWPAVFVGQFMVALCFAELAANYPVAGSVYNWAKRLAGPTVSWLAGWMMFTASVVTLAAVVLAVQVTLPKIWPGFQLWGDGTGPLDFGISAVAWGALLILFTTLVNAFGVGLMAKINSVGVFIELVAAVLLIGALAWNAVHPPTVLFETNGLGDGVSGGYLGAFVLASIASAYVMYGFDTASSLGEETVDPRRTAPTAILRAVTASFVIGGLILLFGILAAPDLADPELGTSSGGLQLIVLQVLGGPMGIVFLLAILVAVVVCALAVHTAGIRLMFAMARDNALPGGRVLARIHPRFKTPVVPAVVIGVVATAILVVNIGTPEIFTAVTSVAVIMIYLAYLLVTVPLLVKRLRGQWPRPDRPRGFFTLGRWGLPVNLVAVVWGAAMALNLAWPREDVYGSGVLRWIAFLFIGAVAVAGLVWFRLKGRHQLGTLPEHAAPNPADVP, encoded by the coding sequence ATGAGCACGATCGAGCGCGGCGGCGCGGACGCGGCGTCCGCGCAGAGCCAGGACTCCGACCACGGGCTCGCCGAGTTCGGCTACGGCGCGACCCTGGAGCGGAGCATCGGCAAGTTCGCCAGCTTCGCGGCGGGCGTCAGCTACATCTCCATCCTCACCGGCACGTTCCAGCTGTTCTACTTCGGATTCGGCAGCGGCGGCCCCGCCTACTGGTGGTCGTGGCCCGCGGTGTTCGTCGGCCAGTTCATGGTCGCGCTGTGCTTCGCCGAGCTGGCCGCGAACTACCCGGTCGCGGGCTCGGTCTACAACTGGGCCAAGCGCCTGGCCGGGCCCACGGTGTCGTGGCTGGCCGGCTGGATGATGTTCACGGCGTCGGTGGTGACCCTGGCCGCGGTGGTGCTCGCGGTCCAGGTGACCCTGCCCAAGATCTGGCCGGGCTTCCAGCTGTGGGGCGACGGCACCGGGCCGCTCGACTTCGGGATCAGCGCGGTCGCCTGGGGTGCGCTGCTGATCCTCTTCACCACGCTGGTGAACGCCTTCGGGGTCGGGCTGATGGCCAAGATCAACAGCGTCGGCGTGTTCATCGAGCTCGTCGCGGCCGTCCTGCTGATCGGCGCGCTGGCCTGGAACGCCGTCCACCCGCCGACGGTGCTGTTCGAGACCAACGGCCTCGGTGACGGCGTCTCCGGCGGCTACCTCGGAGCGTTCGTGCTGGCCTCGATCGCCTCGGCGTACGTGATGTACGGCTTCGACACCGCCAGCTCGCTCGGCGAGGAGACCGTCGACCCGCGCCGCACCGCGCCGACCGCGATCCTGCGCGCCGTGACCGCCTCCTTCGTGATCGGCGGGCTCATCCTGCTGTTCGGGATCCTCGCCGCCCCCGACCTCGCCGACCCGGAGCTCGGCACCAGCTCGGGCGGCCTGCAGCTGATCGTCCTGCAGGTGCTCGGCGGCCCGATGGGCATCGTGTTCCTGCTCGCGATCCTGGTGGCCGTCGTCGTGTGCGCGCTGGCGGTCCACACCGCCGGGATCCGGCTGATGTTCGCGATGGCCCGCGACAACGCCCTGCCGGGCGGCCGGGTCCTCGCCCGGATCCACCCCCGGTTCAAGACCCCGGTCGTGCCGGCCGTGGTGATCGGGGTCGTGGCCACCGCCATCCTGGTCGTCAACATCGGCACCCCGGAGATCTTCACCGCGGTCACCAGCGTCGCCGTGATCATGATCTACCTGGCGTACCTGCTGGTCACCGTGCCGCTGCTGGTGAAGCGCCTGCGCGGGCAGTGGCCGCGCCCGGACCGCCCGCGCGGGTTCTTCACCCTCGGGCGCTGGGGGCTGCCGGTCAACCTGGTCGCCGTCGTGTGGGGTGCCGCGATGGCGCTGAACCTCGCCTGGCCGCGTGAGGACGTCTACGGCTCCGGCGTGCTGCGCTGGATCGCGTTCCTGTTCATCGGCGCGGTCGCCGTGGCCGGCCTGGTGTGGTTCCGGCTCAAGGGCCGCCACCAGCTCGGGACCCTGCCCGAGCACGCGGCGCCGAACCCGGCCGACGTGCCCTGA
- the betA gene encoding choline dehydrogenase, whose protein sequence is MSSDRNYDFIIVGGGSAGSALANRLSADPANKVLVLEAGRPDYPWDVFIHMPAALTFPIGSKFYDWGYRSEPEPYLNRRRVYHARGKVLGGSSSINGMIFQRGNPMDYERWAADPGMSNWDYAHCLPYFQRMENCLADPPHGQFRGHDGPLELERGPATNPLFQAFFEAADQAGYGRTDDVNGYRQEGFGPFDRNVRRGRRLSAAGAYLRPAMERENLTVLTRAQVNQVLFHGDTAIGVEFQRGRRAPQEVYGSEIILCGGAINTPQLLQLSGVGNAAELGRMGIDVVADLPGVGENLQDHLEVYIQYECLKPVSMMPSLATWKRPWIGAQWLFGRTGPAATNHFEGGGFARSNDQVEYPNLMFHFLPVAIRYDGSAAAAKHGYQVHVGPMYADTRGTVKIRSTDPRQHPAIRFNYLSTETDRKEWVEAIRVAREILNQPAMAPFNGGEISPGPSVQTDEEILDWVAKDAETALHPSCTAKMGVDEMSVVDPDTMRVHGLQGLRVCDASVMPYIPNGNIYAPVMMTAEKTADIVLGNTPLEPIKIPFHRSGSAGRSAG, encoded by the coding sequence GTGAGCAGCGACCGGAACTACGACTTCATCATCGTCGGCGGCGGGTCCGCCGGCAGCGCCCTCGCCAACCGGCTCTCGGCGGACCCGGCGAACAAGGTCCTGGTGCTGGAGGCCGGGCGGCCGGACTACCCGTGGGACGTCTTCATCCACATGCCGGCCGCGCTGACCTTCCCGATCGGCAGCAAGTTCTACGACTGGGGATACCGCAGCGAGCCGGAGCCCTACCTCAACCGGCGCCGCGTCTACCACGCCCGCGGCAAGGTGCTGGGCGGCAGCTCGAGCATCAACGGGATGATCTTCCAGCGGGGCAACCCGATGGACTACGAGCGCTGGGCCGCCGACCCGGGCATGTCGAACTGGGACTACGCGCACTGCCTGCCGTACTTCCAGCGGATGGAGAACTGCCTCGCCGACCCGCCGCACGGCCAGTTCCGCGGGCACGACGGCCCGCTCGAGCTGGAGCGCGGTCCGGCCACGAACCCGCTGTTCCAGGCGTTCTTCGAGGCCGCCGACCAGGCCGGGTACGGGCGCACCGACGACGTCAACGGCTACCGCCAGGAGGGCTTCGGCCCGTTCGACCGCAACGTCCGCCGCGGCCGCCGCCTGTCGGCCGCCGGCGCCTACCTGCGCCCGGCGATGGAGCGCGAGAACCTGACCGTCCTGACCCGCGCCCAGGTCAACCAGGTCCTCTTCCACGGGGACACGGCGATCGGCGTCGAGTTCCAGCGCGGCCGCCGGGCCCCGCAGGAGGTGTACGGCTCCGAGATCATCCTCTGCGGCGGCGCGATCAACACCCCGCAGCTGCTGCAGCTCTCCGGTGTCGGCAACGCCGCCGAGCTGGGCCGGATGGGGATCGACGTCGTCGCGGACCTGCCCGGCGTCGGCGAGAACCTGCAGGACCACCTCGAGGTCTACATCCAGTACGAGTGCCTGAAGCCGGTGTCGATGATGCCGTCGCTGGCGACCTGGAAGCGGCCGTGGATCGGTGCGCAGTGGCTGTTCGGCCGGACCGGCCCGGCCGCGACCAACCACTTCGAGGGCGGTGGCTTCGCCCGCAGCAACGACCAGGTCGAGTACCCGAACCTGATGTTCCACTTCCTGCCCGTGGCGATCCGCTACGACGGCAGCGCGGCCGCCGCGAAGCACGGCTACCAGGTGCACGTCGGCCCGATGTACGCCGACACCCGCGGCACCGTGAAGATCAGGTCGACCGACCCGCGGCAGCACCCGGCGATCCGCTTCAACTACCTGTCCACCGAGACCGACCGCAAGGAGTGGGTGGAGGCGATCCGGGTCGCCCGGGAGATCCTCAACCAGCCCGCGATGGCGCCGTTCAACGGCGGCGAGATCTCGCCCGGGCCGTCGGTGCAGACCGACGAGGAGATCCTGGACTGGGTGGCCAAGGACGCCGAGACGGCGTTGCACCCGTCCTGCACGGCCAAGATGGGCGTCGACGAGATGTCCGTCGTGGACCCCGACACGATGCGCGTCCACGGCCTGCAGGGCCTGCGGGTCTGCGACGCCTCGGTCATGCCCTACATCCCGAACGGGAACATCTACGCACCGGTGATGATGACCGCGGAGAAGACCGCGGACATCGTGCTCGGCAACACCCCGCTCGAGCCGATCAAGATCCCGTTCCACCGGTCCGGCTCAGCCGGGCGATCAGCGGGATGA
- a CDS encoding molybdopterin-dependent oxidoreductase has protein sequence MDAPHRSPDETRDHPAGRAALPPGQRRRRDFPRFAHLGARPPAVPAAPELAVTGAVTEELRIPLAELDQLVPRVERVADFHCVAGWSATGLRWSGVRFRDFWEQVVLPRGGAGDAVAIVARGGDGVSADLDLRDALADDVLLADRLDGAPLGADHGAPLRLVSPGQYGFKNVKHLAGIEIRRTLPDPGKGNHLRARVALEERHPRIDGRLLRLPYRMLIPLIARLSRTGGTGS, from the coding sequence ATGGACGCCCCACACCGGTCACCGGACGAGACCCGCGACCACCCGGCCGGGCGGGCCGCACTTCCACCCGGCCAGCGCCGGCGGCGCGACTTCCCGCGCTTCGCCCATCTCGGTGCCCGCCCCCCGGCCGTGCCGGCGGCGCCGGAGCTCGCCGTCACCGGCGCCGTGACCGAGGAGCTGCGGATCCCGCTGGCCGAGCTGGACCAGCTCGTTCCCCGGGTCGAGCGCGTCGCGGACTTCCACTGCGTCGCCGGCTGGTCCGCCACCGGGCTGCGCTGGTCCGGCGTCCGGTTCCGGGACTTCTGGGAGCAGGTCGTCCTGCCCCGCGGCGGGGCCGGCGACGCCGTGGCGATCGTCGCCCGCGGCGGGGACGGCGTGTCCGCGGACCTGGACCTGCGGGACGCCCTCGCCGACGACGTCCTCCTCGCCGACCGGCTCGACGGCGCACCGCTCGGCGCCGATCACGGGGCACCGCTGCGCCTGGTCAGCCCGGGACAGTACGGGTTCAAGAACGTGAAGCACCTCGCCGGCATCGAGATCCGCCGGACGCTGCCCGATCCCGGCAAGGGGAACCACCTGCGGGCACGGGTCGCCCTCGAGGAGCGCCACCCCCGGATCGACGGGCGGTTGCTCCGGCTCCCCTACCGCATGCTCATCCCGCTGATCGCCCGGCTGAGCCGGACCGGTGGAACGGGATCTTGA
- a CDS encoding TetR/AcrR family transcriptional regulator, with product MAKARTPREAWIDAGLRTLAAGGPDAVRIEALARDLGVTKGGFYGFFADRPALLDALLDAWERRAVAEVLERVEQEGGDPLTRARRAGALTFSGELTPVDLAIRDWARRDPDVADRLRRVDGRRMDYLRAQFAGRFTDDLELEARCLLAFSAAIATGLIAADHPGHTRREVLGRATALLFSDGRGGEA from the coding sequence ATGGCGAAGGCGCGCACGCCGCGCGAGGCCTGGATCGACGCCGGGCTCCGGACGCTGGCCGCCGGCGGGCCGGACGCGGTGCGGATCGAGGCACTCGCCCGGGACCTCGGGGTCACGAAGGGCGGGTTCTACGGTTTCTTCGCCGACCGGCCGGCGCTGCTCGACGCGCTGCTCGACGCGTGGGAGCGACGGGCCGTCGCGGAGGTCCTGGAGCGGGTCGAGCAGGAGGGCGGTGATCCGCTGACCCGGGCGCGGCGTGCCGGCGCGCTGACGTTCTCCGGCGAGCTGACACCGGTCGACCTCGCGATCCGGGACTGGGCGCGCCGGGACCCGGACGTCGCCGACCGGCTCCGGCGCGTCGACGGCCGCCGCATGGACTACCTGCGGGCGCAGTTCGCCGGGCGGTTCACCGACGACCTGGAGCTCGAGGCGCGGTGCCTGCTCGCGTTCAGCGCCGCCATCGCGACGGGCCTGATCGCGGCGGACCACCCCGGCCACACCCGGCGGGAGGTCCTCGGCCGGGCGACGGCCCTGCTGTTCTCCGACGGCCGGGGCGGCGAGGCCTGA
- the ppk2 gene encoding polyphosphate kinase 2 — protein MTSVEQAVRSFRGLPDAAGHSERTREELRDALRKVDLLDDPHAWQILETVDDDAVLLGPDGQDIGTWREGHPYSERMPRREYEQRKRALQIELLKLQSWVKDTGRRVVILFEGRDAAGKGGTIQRFTEHLNPRGARVVALDKPSGREQGQWYFQRYVEQLPTAGEIVLFDRSWYNRAVVERVMGFCSDAEYHRFMREAPSLEQSLVDDGVHLVKLWFSVSRTEQRTRFVIRVLDPLRQWKLSPVDLASLERWDDYTAAKEAMFAGTDTEWAPWTVVDSNDKRRGRIEAMRWVLAGLDYPSKDADVVGTPDPLIVGPPEAGSDDEPAPAEAG, from the coding sequence ATGACATCGGTCGAGCAGGCGGTCCGGAGCTTCCGCGGTCTCCCGGACGCCGCGGGTCACTCGGAACGCACCCGCGAGGAGCTGCGCGACGCCCTGCGCAAGGTCGACCTGCTCGACGACCCGCACGCCTGGCAGATCCTCGAGACCGTCGACGACGACGCCGTCCTGCTCGGACCCGACGGGCAGGACATCGGGACCTGGCGCGAGGGCCACCCGTACTCCGAACGGATGCCGCGACGCGAGTACGAGCAGCGCAAGCGGGCCCTGCAGATCGAGTTGCTCAAGCTCCAGTCCTGGGTCAAGGACACCGGCCGGCGCGTCGTCATCCTGTTCGAGGGCCGCGACGCCGCCGGCAAGGGCGGCACGATCCAGCGGTTCACCGAGCACCTGAACCCGCGCGGTGCCCGGGTCGTGGCCCTGGACAAGCCGTCCGGGCGCGAGCAGGGCCAGTGGTACTTCCAGCGCTACGTCGAGCAGCTGCCGACGGCCGGCGAGATCGTCCTGTTCGACCGCTCCTGGTACAACCGGGCCGTCGTCGAGCGGGTGATGGGGTTCTGCTCCGACGCCGAGTACCACCGGTTCATGCGCGAGGCACCCTCGCTGGAGCAGTCGCTGGTCGACGACGGCGTCCACCTGGTCAAGCTCTGGTTCTCGGTGTCGCGCACCGAGCAGCGCACGCGGTTCGTGATCCGGGTGCTCGACCCGCTGCGGCAGTGGAAGCTCAGCCCGGTGGATCTCGCCAGCCTGGAGCGGTGGGACGACTACACCGCGGCCAAGGAGGCGATGTTCGCCGGCACCGACACCGAGTGGGCGCCGTGGACGGTCGTCGACTCCAACGACAAGCGACGCGGCCGGATCGAGGCGATGCGGTGGGTGCTGGCGGGCCTCGACTACCCGTCCAAGGACGCCGACGTCGTCGGGACACCGGACCCGCTGATCGTCGGGCCGCCCGAGGCCGGGAGCGACGACGAGCCGGCCCCGGCCGAGGCCGGCTGA
- a CDS encoding NUDIX domain-containing protein: MEPLPRPVSGVGVVLQRDDGRVAIGHRVTAGETPSWSFPGGHLEGGEAPVGTALRELAEETGVVAPAGTLVAVCVRTAGSGVTFAVHVPAPDGVAPVVTEPHAVDAWTWADPDDLPGPLFAHTAAVRHAWRSPGVPLAGWDLHTIAR, encoded by the coding sequence GTGGAACCGCTTCCCCGCCCGGTGTCCGGCGTCGGTGTCGTCCTCCAGCGCGACGACGGCCGGGTCGCGATCGGACACCGGGTCACCGCCGGCGAGACGCCCAGCTGGTCGTTCCCCGGCGGGCACCTCGAGGGCGGCGAGGCCCCGGTCGGGACCGCGCTGCGCGAGCTCGCCGAGGAGACCGGCGTCGTCGCTCCGGCCGGAACCCTGGTTGCGGTGTGCGTCCGCACCGCGGGCAGCGGCGTGACGTTCGCGGTACACGTGCCCGCGCCGGACGGGGTCGCGCCCGTCGTCACCGAGCCGCACGCCGTCGACGCCTGGACCTGGGCCGATCCGGACGACCTGCCCGGACCGCTGTTCGCACACACGGCCGCGGTCCGGCACGCGTGGCGCTCACCGGGCGTGCCGCTGGCGGGCTGGGACCTGCACACGATCGCCCGGTAG
- a CDS encoding TraR/DksA C4-type zinc finger protein, producing MDRATLTAERDRVAARVASLRHELASLAEEQALTSHDDEHDPEGVTIAVQRAQLQGLLAAAERERDDLDRAVDRLASGAYGTCGECGGPIAPERLAALPAATTCIACASRPRRRRTAR from the coding sequence ATGGATCGGGCCACCCTCACCGCAGAACGCGACCGCGTCGCCGCACGGGTCGCGTCGCTGCGGCACGAGCTGGCCTCCCTGGCCGAGGAACAGGCCCTGACCAGCCACGACGACGAGCACGACCCCGAGGGCGTGACGATCGCCGTCCAGCGTGCCCAGCTGCAGGGGCTGCTCGCGGCGGCCGAGCGGGAGCGGGACGACCTCGACCGTGCCGTCGACCGCCTCGCCTCCGGCGCCTACGGCACCTGCGGGGAGTGCGGCGGTCCGATCGCCCCGGAGCGGCTGGCGGCCCTGCCGGCGGCGACGACCTGCATCGCCTGCGCCTCCCGCCCCCGGCGGCGACGGACCGCGCGGTGA
- a CDS encoding nicotianamine synthase family protein gives MTTQSNHSLTTFPVPRRHHDGPDTAGTTARLVALHDQLARTDLRPGIVVDAAFGELVELCCHPPVGCTEQVLERVAGHADALRSLAATGEGRMEAYWSDRITAAPDPVAELRRFPYLGNYHDLVRLELAALTAAGVPAPRRVAVLGSGPLPLTGLVLAERHGAEVLHVDRDGTAAAAGDAVAEAVGIPARSLVADLAEPLPRTVVAELGRADVVVVGALVGDDARAKGVITARLAAAAPHAVQLVRSAAGLRTLLYPAVAAADLPALEVLLEVHPRTDVVNSVLVARPRS, from the coding sequence GTGACCACGCAGAGCAACCACTCGCTCACCACGTTCCCGGTGCCCCGCAGGCACCACGACGGACCGGACACCGCCGGCACCACCGCCCGGCTGGTCGCGCTGCACGATCAGCTCGCCCGGACCGACCTCCGCCCGGGGATCGTCGTCGACGCGGCGTTCGGGGAGCTCGTCGAGCTGTGCTGCCACCCGCCGGTGGGCTGTACCGAGCAGGTGCTCGAACGGGTGGCCGGGCATGCGGACGCGCTGCGCTCGCTGGCCGCGACCGGTGAGGGGCGCATGGAGGCGTACTGGTCGGACCGGATCACCGCGGCTCCCGACCCGGTCGCCGAGCTGCGCCGGTTCCCCTACCTGGGCAACTACCACGATCTCGTCCGGCTGGAGCTGGCCGCGCTCACCGCGGCCGGCGTGCCGGCGCCGCGCAGGGTGGCCGTCCTCGGCTCGGGCCCGTTGCCGCTCACCGGGCTGGTGCTCGCCGAGCGGCACGGGGCGGAGGTCCTGCACGTCGACCGGGACGGCACGGCGGCCGCCGCCGGTGACGCGGTCGCGGAGGCCGTCGGCATCCCGGCCCGCAGCCTGGTCGCGGACCTGGCGGAGCCGTTGCCCCGCACCGTCGTCGCCGAGCTGGGCCGGGCGGACGTCGTCGTGGTCGGCGCGCTGGTCGGCGACGACGCCCGGGCCAAGGGCGTGATCACGGCCCGGCTCGCGGCGGCCGCACCGCACGCGGTGCAGCTGGTGCGCTCCGCGGCGGGGCTGCGCACGCTGCTCTACCCCGCGGTGGCCGCGGCGGACCTCCCCGCCCTGGAGGTCCTGCTCGAGGTGCACCCGCGCACCGACGTCGTCAACTCCGTCCTGGTGGCCCGCCCCCGGTCGTGA
- a CDS encoding multidrug efflux SMR transporter, whose translation MWGWLALAIGAEVTATLSLRASDGFSRLLPSLVTVAGYATAFWGLSQALSRGMALGIAYGVWAAAGVALVALIGAFFLGESLTWVQAAGIVLVIGGVLALELGGSSAHA comes from the coding sequence ATGTGGGGATGGCTCGCGCTCGCGATCGGGGCCGAGGTGACGGCGACGCTGTCGCTGCGTGCCTCCGACGGGTTCAGCCGGTTGCTGCCGTCGCTGGTCACGGTCGCCGGGTACGCGACGGCGTTCTGGGGCCTCTCCCAGGCCCTGTCCCGCGGGATGGCGCTCGGCATCGCCTACGGGGTCTGGGCGGCCGCGGGGGTCGCGCTCGTCGCGCTGATCGGCGCGTTCTTCCTGGGCGAGTCGCTGACCTGGGTGCAGGCCGCCGGGATCGTCCTGGTCATCGGCGGGGTGCTGGCCCTCGAACTCGGCGGGTCGTCCGCCCATGCCTGA
- a CDS encoding TetR/AcrR family transcriptional regulator: MPEPVDQRLRKGERRRLALIDATLRVIGRGGAAAVTQRAVAAEAGVPPSAVLYYFASVDDLLVAALSAVNDRYVTRLEAIGTVDALVALVEDCARPDRMSAVAEYELFLHAARRADLATELHRWDDALADVAVRLLPDDPGRRPLLVAAVNGLCLAATLGSPYDTGVLERLVAG, encoded by the coding sequence ATGCCTGAGCCGGTCGACCAGCGGCTGCGCAAGGGTGAGCGGCGCCGGCTCGCCCTGATCGACGCGACGCTGCGGGTGATCGGCCGGGGCGGCGCCGCGGCCGTCACCCAGCGCGCCGTCGCCGCCGAGGCGGGCGTGCCCCCCAGCGCGGTGCTCTACTACTTCGCCTCGGTGGACGATCTGCTGGTCGCCGCGTTGAGCGCGGTGAACGACCGGTACGTCACCCGGCTGGAGGCGATCGGCACGGTCGACGCCCTCGTCGCCCTGGTGGAGGACTGCGCCCGGCCCGACCGGATGTCGGCCGTCGCCGAGTACGAGCTGTTCCTGCACGCGGCCCGGCGGGCGGACCTCGCCACCGAGCTGCACCGCTGGGACGACGCGCTCGCCGACGTCGCGGTGCGCCTGCTGCCCGACGACCCGGGCCGCAGGCCGCTGCTCGTCGCCGCCGTGAACGGGCTCTGCCTGGCCGCCACGCTCGGTTCCCCGTACGACACGGGCGTGCTGGAACGGCTGGTCGCGGGGTAG
- a CDS encoding metal-dependent transcriptional regulator has translation MSTERHSESVENYLKTIFLLAERGEDAVGVSALAERLGVSSPSASGMVRKLVDAGLVDHARYAGITLTPAGRTSALAVVRRHRLIEMFLVTELDLAWDEVHEEAEALEHTVSDRLLDRIDDRLGHPRFDPHGDPIPGRDGSLPEVRARRLPELEYGEGGALVRVDDTDPEVLRYLDANDVRLGDRVDLLTRRPFEGPFVVRLRRSGAEDRPAGEAEQEWGPSLAHALWVGATESA, from the coding sequence ATGAGCACGGAACGCCACTCGGAGTCCGTGGAGAACTACCTCAAGACCATCTTCCTGCTGGCCGAACGCGGGGAGGACGCGGTGGGGGTCTCCGCGCTGGCCGAGCGGCTGGGGGTGTCGTCGCCGTCGGCGTCCGGGATGGTCCGCAAGCTCGTCGACGCCGGGCTCGTCGACCACGCCCGGTATGCCGGCATCACGCTCACCCCGGCCGGACGGACGTCGGCGCTCGCCGTCGTCCGCCGGCACCGGCTCATCGAGATGTTCCTGGTCACCGAGCTGGACCTGGCCTGGGACGAGGTGCACGAGGAGGCCGAGGCCCTCGAACACACCGTCTCCGACCGGCTGCTCGACCGGATCGACGACCGGCTCGGGCACCCGCGGTTCGACCCGCACGGCGATCCGATCCCGGGCCGGGACGGCTCCCTGCCCGAGGTCCGGGCCCGCCGCCTCCCCGAGCTCGAGTACGGCGAGGGCGGCGCCCTGGTGCGCGTCGACGACACCGACCCCGAGGTGCTCCGCTACCTCGACGCGAACGACGTCCGGCTCGGTGACCGGGTCGACCTGCTCACCCGCAGGCCGTTCGAGGGACCGTTCGTGGTGCGGCTGCGCCGCTCCGGGGCCGAGGACCGTCCGGCGGGCGAGGCCGAGCAGGAGTGGGGCCCCTCGCTGGCGCACGCCCTCTGGGTCGGCGCGACCGAGTCCGCCTGA
- a CDS encoding DUF3040 domain-containing protein, with product MLEDRPARPLDERELRMLAEISSATRRDDPALAHWLSGLEGEPHPPVRRTGTALSLPLVCVVMAAAALLALLIVSLPTGLAVAVVICVLLFGVPVGCIVWARRRGEL from the coding sequence GTGCTCGAGGACCGCCCCGCTCGTCCGCTCGACGAGCGCGAACTGCGCATGCTGGCGGAGATCTCCTCGGCCACCCGGCGCGACGATCCCGCACTGGCGCACTGGCTGTCCGGCCTGGAGGGTGAGCCGCACCCGCCCGTGCGGCGCACCGGGACCGCGCTGTCGCTTCCGCTCGTGTGCGTGGTGATGGCCGCGGCCGCGCTCCTCGCACTGCTGATCGTGTCGCTGCCGACGGGACTCGCGGTCGCCGTCGTGATCTGCGTGCTGCTGTTCGGGGTGCCGGTGGGCTGCATCGTGTGGGCCCGGCGCCGCGGGGAGCTGTAG